A portion of the Acidisarcina polymorpha genome contains these proteins:
- a CDS encoding histidine phosphatase family protein, with amino-acid sequence MPASVSPIRLTLISAPATRQLQEGIFLGDEGLDASARAQLERVRWTADPGQKIWVSPEARTRETAKALGVNAEEAPELRECDFGLWRGRSLQEIHHEDPVGLRLWIQDLGSCPHRGESFLQLMERVGEWLDLRREAGSCVVITHASVIRAAIVHALSAPQESFRRIELGPLTLTDIRQNGAQWHVRSMGVRLTNAEGSAEHEEPQCD; translated from the coding sequence ATGCCCGCATCTGTTTCTCCAATCCGTCTCACTCTCATCAGCGCTCCAGCTACGCGCCAGTTGCAGGAAGGTATTTTCCTCGGGGATGAAGGCCTGGATGCGTCGGCCCGCGCGCAGCTCGAGCGGGTCCGTTGGACAGCAGATCCAGGCCAGAAGATTTGGGTGTCTCCGGAAGCTCGAACAAGAGAGACAGCCAAGGCGCTCGGGGTGAACGCGGAAGAGGCGCCGGAACTACGGGAATGTGATTTCGGTTTATGGCGTGGTCGTTCCTTGCAGGAGATTCACCACGAAGATCCAGTCGGCCTTCGACTCTGGATCCAGGATCTAGGGTCATGTCCTCACCGAGGCGAGTCGTTCCTGCAATTAATGGAACGCGTGGGGGAATGGCTCGACCTCCGGCGAGAAGCTGGCTCTTGCGTGGTCATTACCCATGCATCGGTCATTCGCGCGGCCATCGTGCATGCTCTATCCGCGCCGCAGGAGAGCTTTCGCCGAATAGAATTAGGCCCGCTCACGCTAACGGACATTCGCCAGAACGGCGCCCAGTGGCACGTTCGGTCGATGGGAGTTCGGCTGACGAACGCCGAGGGGTCCGCGGAGCATGAAGAACCGCAATGTGACTAG
- a CDS encoding SixA phosphatase family protein produces MNLYVLRHASAGTRRANPVIDVKRPLDKEGKQQCMLIATCLNALNVHFDCIASSPLKRALQTASLVGMEIGYETKITLADALAPSGSVADFHSLVSDLSVHENVLIVGHNPNLQQFLSSLISCASANGHGAPERASIRLRKGALARVDCTRRPSTLNWLLDARMLRTLYSSVTKSSRLKTSKK; encoded by the coding sequence ATGAATTTGTATGTACTTCGCCATGCCAGTGCTGGAACCCGCCGCGCCAATCCCGTCATCGATGTCAAGCGCCCGCTCGACAAGGAAGGCAAACAACAGTGCATGTTGATCGCCACGTGTCTGAATGCGCTCAATGTACATTTTGACTGCATAGCCTCAAGCCCGCTCAAGCGTGCTCTTCAGACCGCATCTCTTGTGGGCATGGAGATCGGATATGAGACCAAAATAACGCTTGCGGATGCACTCGCTCCATCCGGCAGCGTCGCCGATTTTCATTCCCTGGTCTCCGATCTTTCTGTTCATGAAAACGTGTTGATCGTCGGCCACAACCCCAACTTGCAGCAGTTCCTCAGCTCGCTCATCTCTTGTGCGAGCGCGAATGGCCACGGCGCCCCGGAACGCGCCAGCATCCGTCTGCGCAAGGGAGCACTTGCCAGAGTCGATTGCACGCGACGGCCCTCTACGCTCAATTGGCTGCTCGATGCGAGAATGCTGCGCACTCTCTATTCGAGTGTTACCAAGAGCTCGCGTTTGAAAACTTCGAAGAAGTAG
- a CDS encoding Ppx/GppA phosphatase family protein, with product MHTFAAIDIGSNSCRLKIARVVQHRLKVVHEDREVTRLGTSVFDTGLISPQAMADTLAALKRFYRAVQEFGADQVRAVATSAMRDARNARAFLAWVRDETGWEVEIISGLEEGRLIHRGVMSNEEGLAGNCLLIDVGGGSCEISLSEHKRIKDTLSLPLGAVRLTQEFLVNDPPAPQDIARMKQFIARELRRAERRNIASLVKNVIATSGTAAALAESSRFLVKTRAAKASVKTAIKSDPHLIATRAIRRLAEKLTKLENPARAAVPGIGPRRSEIIVAGAHVYAEILERFALPGFQYSALGLRDGILAQMLAERDERAPLHEVFERERWEGVLETCRRYGVDPRSAEPICDHATQLFKDLQKVHELPAEYLDWLQAAAMLKDIGKFMNYQGHHRHAQYIIANSELYGFTPHQRAVTSAIARYLGKSRPVAEGRTMRQVLPADHEPVKRAVVLLRLAVALNQDRASDVLRVTARVYPKRVILELTPGRTGAELELWSLRKESGYFFEVFKRELLVTLE from the coding sequence ATGCATACGTTTGCGGCGATCGACATAGGTTCGAACTCCTGCCGTCTGAAGATCGCACGAGTGGTGCAACACCGCCTGAAGGTTGTCCACGAAGACCGGGAAGTGACTCGGCTGGGTACGAGCGTCTTTGATACCGGGCTCATCTCTCCACAGGCAATGGCGGACACCCTCGCCGCACTGAAACGTTTCTATCGAGCGGTGCAGGAGTTCGGCGCCGATCAGGTGCGGGCGGTCGCCACTTCGGCGATGCGGGATGCGCGCAACGCCCGGGCTTTTCTCGCGTGGGTCCGCGATGAGACCGGTTGGGAGGTGGAGATCATCTCCGGGCTGGAGGAGGGCCGGCTGATCCATCGCGGGGTCATGAGCAACGAGGAGGGCCTAGCCGGAAACTGCCTGCTCATCGATGTCGGCGGGGGCAGCTGCGAGATCTCGCTCTCCGAACACAAGCGCATCAAGGATACGTTGAGTTTACCCCTGGGAGCGGTGCGCCTGACCCAGGAGTTCCTGGTTAACGACCCGCCAGCCCCCCAGGACATTGCGCGGATGAAGCAGTTCATCGCTCGGGAATTGCGTCGCGCGGAACGAAGGAATATCGCTTCCCTGGTGAAGAACGTCATCGCTACCTCGGGCACCGCCGCGGCGCTGGCCGAATCCAGCCGGTTTCTGGTCAAGACTCGAGCCGCGAAGGCATCTGTAAAAACCGCCATCAAGTCCGACCCCCATCTAATCGCCACGCGCGCCATACGCCGTTTAGCCGAAAAGCTGACCAAGCTCGAGAATCCCGCGCGGGCGGCAGTGCCCGGCATTGGTCCTCGGCGCTCCGAGATCATTGTCGCCGGTGCGCATGTGTATGCAGAGATCCTGGAACGTTTTGCTCTGCCCGGATTTCAGTATTCGGCACTGGGGTTGAGAGATGGCATCCTTGCGCAAATGCTGGCAGAGCGGGATGAACGAGCGCCGTTGCACGAGGTGTTCGAGCGTGAGCGCTGGGAGGGCGTGCTCGAAACCTGCCGGCGGTATGGTGTCGATCCCAGATCTGCGGAGCCCATCTGCGACCACGCTACTCAACTCTTCAAGGACCTGCAGAAAGTGCATGAGTTGCCGGCGGAGTATTTGGATTGGTTGCAGGCCGCTGCAATGCTGAAGGACATCGGCAAGTTCATGAACTACCAGGGTCATCACCGGCATGCGCAGTACATCATTGCCAATTCCGAGCTCTACGGGTTCACGCCGCACCAGCGGGCGGTGACCTCAGCCATCGCCCGCTATCTCGGCAAGAGCCGCCCGGTAGCGGAAGGCCGAACCATGCGGCAGGTGCTCCCCGCCGATCATGAGCCGGTAAAACGCGCAGTCGTCCTGCTTCGATTGGCAGTCGCTTTGAACCAGGATCGCGCCAGTGATGTTCTTAGAGTGACAGCGAGGGTGTATCCAAAGCGGGTGATTCTGGAACTGACGCCGGGACGAACCGGCGCTGAGCTCGAGCTATGGTCGCTGCGCAAAGAATCGGGCTACTTCTTCGAAGTTTTCAAACGCGAGCTCTTGGTAACACTCGAATAG
- a CDS encoding glycoside hydrolase family 13 protein — MWIEKLCWSLVSMFALAAVLLPSESPAAGIPEQTETPQVQSSTMSADPNLLSTTSNGYIRKWWKEAVVYQIYPRSFKDSNGDGIGDLPGITSKLDYLQALGVNVIWLSPHFDSPNADNGYDIRDYRKVMREFGTMDDFDAMLKGIKQRHMKLIIDLVVNHTSDEHRWFVESRKSKDNPYRDYYLWRPGKTGPNGAELPPNNDPSFFSGSTWKKDAGTNEYYLHYFAEKQPDLNWDNPKVRAEVHDLMKFWLDKGVDGFRMDVIPFISKNQAFPDLTPDELKAPQFVYAAGPHLHDYLQEMNREVLSKYDVMTVGEALGITLDQTHLLVDERRRELNMIFNFDTVRINRNGRLWKPFTLPELKAVYDRQDAVLDLHSWNTIFLSNHDNPRIVSNFGDDSAANRAPSAKLLATLLLTMKGTPFVYQGDELGMTNYPFERIEDFDDIEVKNGYKADVLTGKISAGDYIANLKKTSRDNSRTPMQWDTTANGGFTTGSKPWLAVNPNYSQINAKEELANPDSIYHYYQQMIALRSKTPALIYGDYKDIDPENSSIFAYTRMLGDQRYLIVLNFSPSTVQYKLPDGLQAGRLALSNLKSKEENSTVLNLSPWEARIYRQ; from the coding sequence ATGTGGATTGAGAAACTTTGCTGGTCGCTCGTGAGCATGTTCGCATTGGCCGCTGTCTTGCTGCCCTCCGAGTCTCCGGCAGCAGGCATCCCAGAACAGACAGAAACTCCGCAGGTGCAAAGCTCTACGATGAGTGCAGATCCCAATCTTTTAAGCACGACTTCCAATGGTTATATCCGCAAATGGTGGAAGGAAGCAGTCGTCTACCAGATCTATCCACGTTCCTTTAAGGACTCGAACGGCGACGGCATCGGGGACCTGCCCGGGATCACTTCGAAGCTCGATTATCTGCAGGCCCTGGGTGTCAATGTCATCTGGCTCAGTCCGCATTTCGACTCACCCAATGCGGACAACGGCTACGATATCCGCGATTACCGCAAGGTGATGAGAGAATTCGGCACCATGGATGATTTCGACGCCATGCTCAAAGGCATCAAGCAGCGTCATATGAAACTCATCATCGATCTCGTCGTGAATCATACGAGCGACGAACACCGCTGGTTTGTCGAGAGCCGTAAATCGAAGGACAACCCTTACCGGGATTACTACCTCTGGCGTCCCGGCAAGACAGGGCCGAATGGAGCCGAACTCCCTCCGAACAACGATCCCTCTTTCTTCTCGGGCTCCACGTGGAAGAAAGATGCCGGAACCAACGAATACTATCTTCACTATTTTGCTGAGAAGCAGCCCGATCTTAACTGGGACAACCCCAAAGTCCGCGCCGAGGTCCATGATTTGATGAAGTTCTGGCTCGACAAGGGCGTTGACGGCTTCCGCATGGACGTGATCCCGTTCATCTCCAAGAACCAGGCCTTTCCCGACCTTACGCCGGACGAGCTCAAAGCGCCGCAATTCGTCTATGCCGCGGGCCCGCATCTCCATGATTACCTCCAGGAGATGAACCGCGAGGTGCTATCGAAGTACGACGTCATGACCGTCGGCGAGGCGCTCGGCATCACCCTCGACCAAACGCACTTACTGGTCGACGAACGCCGCCGCGAACTCAACATGATCTTCAATTTCGATACCGTACGCATTAATCGCAATGGAAGGTTATGGAAGCCCTTTACGCTGCCAGAACTCAAGGCCGTTTACGACCGTCAGGACGCGGTCCTCGACTTACACAGCTGGAACACGATTTTCCTTTCTAACCATGACAATCCGCGCATTGTTTCGAACTTTGGCGACGACTCCGCCGCCAACCGGGCGCCTTCCGCAAAGCTGCTTGCGACCCTTCTGCTTACGATGAAAGGAACGCCCTTTGTCTATCAGGGAGACGAGCTCGGGATGACGAACTATCCTTTCGAACGCATCGAAGACTTCGACGACATCGAGGTCAAGAACGGCTATAAGGCCGACGTCCTCACAGGCAAGATAAGCGCCGGGGACTACATCGCCAACCTGAAAAAGACCAGCCGCGACAACTCGCGCACGCCGATGCAGTGGGACACAACCGCCAACGGCGGCTTTACCACGGGGTCGAAGCCATGGCTCGCCGTCAACCCGAACTATTCCCAGATCAACGCCAAAGAAGAGCTGGCGAATCCCGACTCGATCTATCACTATTATCAGCAGATGATCGCGCTTCGCAGCAAGACTCCCGCGCTGATCTACGGCGACTACAAGGACATCGACCCAGAGAACTCCTCCATCTTTGCCTACACCAGGATGCTTGGCGACCAGAGATACCTCATCGTGTTGAACTTTTCTCCATCGACAGTCCAATACAAACTGCCAGATGGTCTGCAGGCAGGGAGACTCGCACTTTCCAACTTGAAATCCAAAGAGGAAAACAGCACAGTTCTCAACCTGAGCCCCTGGGAGGCCCGCATCTACCGGCAATGA